CCATACCCACCAAGTCGATTGAAACAGTATGGCGTGGTACCAATGACATAGTGGCTGAGCAATTGCGTCTGTAAAATCGATCTGGTCGGGCGGTGTAAATAGTCCTTCGCCTGTGGCCTTAAGGACTGCTTCTTTGAGAGTCCAGAGCCTATAGCTCTGTCGCCGTGAAGGTTGGACAGCATCTTCCGCTCAGCCATGGTCAGTACGATGGGCATGACTTCCCAATACGGAAATTCAGGGTTCAAGACCTCGAGATCAACCCCGACACGTCCTACGCGACTTACTCCGATTCCCACCATGGCGCCAGAGTGAGAAAGGTTGAAGTCCGGTGCGTTCGGAAGATCAATATAGGGGCGCGAGGCAGCATCCCGCGAAATTAGGATCTGTTCAGGGGAGCAATTGAGTTCAACCGCAAGGGTGTCCCTCAATAGAGTCGGCCCACTCGTCCGCCAGGGACTTGGTGTGTGTGAACTGACTGGACTCGGCCGATACCTCCCAACCGCCCGCACCCCCTCATTCTCCTGAAGGAGGAACTCGATGAGGTGAAGATTAATTGTGGCGGAGATGGGAAATTGGCGCTTTTCCAGACTAGGCATCGGCTTGCCGCTTGCGTGGTGATAGGGGCTCAATGACCGGCGCACGCCCAAAACATCCGCCCTTGGCAGAGGTTATGCCTCGTGGAAAGGAAAGCATGTGCTGCGACCTTCGAGGCTGCTTGGTCCGAAGTTGGCGACTCTTCATCCTTCTGTGAGCGTGTGGGCAACTCGGGTTAGTCGTCTATGAAAGGCAACGGAGGATAGGAATACGGCCAGAAAGGCGAGCAGAAGGTAAGTGACACCGAGGCCGATATTTCCGAGCCAGGGACTGAAAATAACCAAACCTGCGGAAAACCAACGGGCAGCTTGAAACACCATACCATTTACAGCCAGGTAGATGCCGCGACGCTCATCATCAATGAAGTCTGCCATTGCAGCCTGCCGTGTCGGTTCATATAATAGCTCGCCAATCGTGAGAATGACTGCTGCAGCCACCAGAATAAGAGGTGCGCTGGCATAAGCCAGAAGCGCGTAACCCAATCCGAATAGCAAGAATCCTATATACATTGCCAACTTCACAGGAACGTTGCGAATTAAGTGCGAAAATGGAATACCTAAAAGAACAATGAGAAATGTGTTTACGAAGGTAATAAATCCAAATAGCTTGACTCCATTTAGTTCAATACTTCGACCGTTCCAAAATGTTAAGTTTTGAATAGCCAGATCCTGCGCCAATCGTATAGAGAGATAATCATTACGTTGAAATTCAACGATTAGGATAGATACACCGGCAGCCGTAAACCACATGAAAGGTGCATTTCGCGATGCACTGCGGTAACTTGCAATGAGCTGGCGTAGCTTACTTTCTCCTGCTATCACTTCGATCTTTGGGCGAAATTCGTCTTGAATGAGATACTTGTCCATAAGAAAAGTAACGAGAGACATTAAAAACAATCCAGTGAGGAGTAACAGAAAGTTATCAGCGAACAGCCAGGCACCGATGGTTGCGCCGAGCATGATCGAGAGATTAGTTGCCCAGTAGTTTATGGCGTACATGCTCTTTCGACTCTCAGGAGTACTGGCATCGATCAGAATTGCTTCTGCCGCGGGAGCGGAAAGCCCGCCAGCTACGCTGACAGCGAGCAGCAACACAAACGTGATCCAGACGGAGCCTTCCCAGCGACCCCACGGAGCGTTGGCCATGACGATACCCAGGAAAGCGAGCACCTTGACCGAATCACCTGCAAGCAGAACCCGCTTACGGCCCCATGTGTCTGCAAGATGTCCACCAAACAAGCTCGCTCCAAAGGACGTGGCGACGTGCATCATCAGGAAGGCACCAGCAATTTGCACGCCCACATACTTGGCGTAGTAGATAGCGAGGAAAGGGTAGATCATTGAACTGGACATCCTTCCTAGAAATGAGGTAAGGATGCGCACTCTAACGACGGGGGACATGCTCTCGATCAAGATGGTTCTTCCTTTCTGCGTTGTGGTGGGGAAGTGAGTAGGACGGTGCCAACCTGTGTCATTTCGCGCTCGGCAGTTGGTCTGGCTCTGTAGCATAGCCGGAATGAAACAGTGTTCCGTACGAATTTGACCGAAGTGCGGCTTCATGATGAGCGTGTGGAACTGCACAAGGTGGGGCCCGGGCTGAGCGAATTAATTGGTCGCACGACGCAGTCATGAAAGTGGTCTCATAGGCACAGGATTGCAGTAAGTCGGGCTCCGATATCAAAGAGAGACAAAAAGGGGTGTCTTCTACTGCTTGGTTCCTTGTAAGAGAATTGAGTGTCCAATTAGAAAAGAACTACAGCGAGGTGCAAAATGACCCGTTAGTGGTTTTATTTTAATGTACACCGGAGATGAACCGAATCAAATCGACTATGGTGAGGTGAAAAGGAGATAGGAGCGCGAATGCTATATATCGTAATTCCAGTAAAGGGATTGTGACAGCTCAGCACGAGATCTGCCCATGCCGAACTGTCACCCTCTGGTACCCAAGTGGAACATCCGTTTCCCATTTAGGAGAGAATTTTGACTCCTGTCCCAACGATGAGGCATGCCAGTGCAACGATATCGAACGGTGCAACGCGCCTGAGTTGAGTATTGTAACGGGAGAACGGCCAGACCAGTTAGAGGAAAGAGAGCACACTGATCAACCCGGCAACAAACGCGATGGTCTGTACTTTTGGCACAAAGGCTGCATAACCTAGAAACACACCTAACATCCCGAAAAGGACCGCTCGGTGCCGCATCAGGACCAACAAATTAGGCTCGGTAAAGCTAAGGCCATACAGCTTGATCAGCTGCTGGGAACTCAACACACCAACCAATGGCAAGAGATAAATAAAAGCCACGACGAGGAGCATTGTTGAAACGATGTAGTCATTCATTACTGACCTAACCTGCATCTCAAGCAGTTTTCTTTTCTCATCTTATATGCCTCCTTCAGCGCAAGAAAACGGATGGAAGAATATTGCCCATAAAGATCCGACATAGTGATCAATCAGCACGAATTTGGCCTTCACGTGCTATCGCTACTTGCATGGCGATCAGGAAACCTCCATCGCAGGGATCTTCTGCACCACGGCCCATCATCAGAACGCAGGCTGTTCGAAGAATCAACAAGATCGCGTCGAGGATCGGGCGACTTGGAACGCGGGGGCGACTTTTGCCATCCGGACAGCGCGGTGGTTCACGGAAGGAGGGTACGACCAAGTGCCACTGTAGATCGGTCATGCTGCTGGGGATGCATGGACATGGGAAGGGGCCCGGGTCCCTTCCCATGCGTTATTGGAATGGGTTCTATCGACGGTGACATCCTGCGAAGCCCTTCCTGTCTTGTTGGAGCGCTCGCTTCACTGCAGCGGGGTTTCCTGCCATTTGCTAAACACCTCTTGACGCAGGGCTCGCATGGCTTGAGGATCTCCTCGCTTGGGATGGACACGGTTGGACAGGAGAACCAAGTATTCATTGCGGCCAAAATCCAACCACAGACTCGTGCCGGTAAATCCAAGATGACCCCAGACATTTCCGGAGGGGTTCCAATCCTCGTAACTCTCCCAGGCGAGGCCACGGCTGACACCGAGCTGCTTGGTGTGGTCGGTGAACGTCAGGGCTGAGACCTCGTGCCCACCGACCACGGCGCTCCGGGTGAGAACGGCGCTGGCAAACCTGGACAAGTCGCGTGTCGTCGAAAACGCTCCGGCATGTCCCGCCACACCGCCGAGCCACGCCGCACTTTCATCGTGAACGGAACCCTTCAGACATGTCCCATCCCGTTCTTCCGTGGAGGCAATGCGTGCCAGAACCGACCCATCAGGGTTGAAGGTGGTGTCCGGCATATCAAGCGGTTTCCACACGTACTCTTTACAGGCTCTCTCTAATGGCATCCCTAATACCTGTTCAAGAATGAAGCCGAGCAGGATAAATGGCCGGTTGGAGTACGAGACCCGACTGCCTGGTATCCATTCAAGTTTCTCGTTCACCAGCCTTTCCCGGATGGTCGCAGCGTTCCTCGGATACTGTGATAACCAAGTTGCCTGCATCAATCCCGAAGTGTGGGTAAGGAGCTGTTGAATAGTGATTGGGGCCGCTGGAGCCTGAGCAGATTCAGGGATTAGGTCCCCAACGGTCTGCGTCAACTGCAATGCGCCGCTCTGCAACGCTTGAGCCACGAGCGGCCACGTTGCAACCACTTTGGTGAGGGAAGCGATGTCGTAGATCGTCGAGTTTTGTGCTTCCACACGTGTAGGAACGACCTCTGCATATCCCACAGCCCGATCAAGAAGAAACCGATTTGGTGAACCCCAGATGATCGCAGCTCCCGGAATGACCTGTTCGTTTATGCCACGTTTTAATGCGTCGACCATCGCCTCGGCCTTTCCCTCCACAACTACGCTATGGCTTTCGGAAGAAAGTGGACTAATGTGCATGTCGGCATCATAGGGCAAAGCCAACCCCCACTCACCCAAAACCACCTTCCTTTCAAACGCTTGTGGCCGTTTCAACTACGACACGTTCAAGAATCGCTCGTAGGTGAGATACATGCCGTTCAGCAAACTCTTCTATTGTCCGGCGGTGCCACACGGCCTCGTTATAGGACCAGGTGAGCTGTAGTCGTCCAGTGTCTGCCGACAGCTCGCCCCCAATGTTGAAGCGGGGGAATTTAGCGCCTGGGGAGGGGGGACGCGGCACCGTTTCATCCGCTTCTTTGAAAAGCGTGGATGATACCCCGCCGCCGCTGGCGCCGTAGTAATTGATGAGAAAGGTGCATGGGTAAAGCTCGTTCAGCAACTGTCTGTACCGTGGGTCATGCGCTCGACGCTGGAGCGCGTGGTAGCCCATGCCATTTTTCGGCACGTTGCGTAACTGCTGCAGAATGGAATCAAATCGTGCCCGTTGGCCTGCAGGAGGGAGTGAAAGGTACACTGGGTAGTGGTATGCCAACCAACCAATCGTTCTAGAGAGGTCGATGCGGGTGAACTGAGGAATTCGGCCATTGGTCATGAGCCGCACAATCAGTTGATTCTGCCCAGTCCATTCTGCAAATGATTCTGCGAGCGCGGCAACAATGAGCTCTTCAGGGCGGAAGCCCAACCCCAGTGCTTGCCGGAAAAGGGAACTGTCTAACTCGGACAAATTTCTGGACAGGACAACATGGATATCTTCCCGAATTTCACCTTCTATATCCCTGGGCAAGGCGGGTACGCTCGCCCAGGGGAAGGTGCTCCAATACGATTCTGCTTCCAACGACACCTGCTCAGACTGTGCATAAGCTTCGAAGGTCTGGCACCACTCCGCATATGTGGCACTCCCAGAAGCGACGTTCATCGCTCGATCAAACGCCAGTGATTCGTAAATCTCCTCAAAGTCGGCAAGAAAGACGGACCAGGAAACCAGATCAAAGATGAGGTGGTGACCGATCACGACGAGTCTTGAGGTGCGGTCGTCCCCAACATCCAACTGGACCACTTTGAAAAGTGGTGTGTTCTCGAGCTGAGGGGCGTTGAAAAGGGCGTGAACCAATGTACTGATCTCATCCTGGGCATTCCACGTCGTTCGGTGCTCGGTCACATCGTCCAAAG
This Deinococcus multiflagellatus DNA region includes the following protein-coding sequences:
- a CDS encoding MDR family MFS transporter; the protein is MKPHFGQIRTEHCFIPAMLQSQTNCRARNDTGWHRPTHFPTTTQKGRTILIESMSPVVRVRILTSFLGRMSSSMIYPFLAIYYAKYVGVQIAGAFLMMHVATSFGASLFGGHLADTWGRKRVLLAGDSVKVLAFLGIVMANAPWGRWEGSVWITFVLLLAVSVAGGLSAPAAEAILIDASTPESRKSMYAINYWATNLSIMLGATIGAWLFADNFLLLLTGLFLMSLVTFLMDKYLIQDEFRPKIEVIAGESKLRQLIASYRSASRNAPFMWFTAAGVSILIVEFQRNDYLSIRLAQDLAIQNLTFWNGRSIELNGVKLFGFITFVNTFLIVLLGIPFSHLIRNVPVKLAMYIGFLLFGLGYALLAYASAPLILVAAAVILTIGELLYEPTRQAAMADFIDDERRGIYLAVNGMVFQAARWFSAGLVIFSPWLGNIGLGVTYLLLAFLAVFLSSVAFHRRLTRVAHTLTEG
- a CDS encoding serine hydrolase domain-containing protein, with the translated sequence MHISPLSSESHSVVVEGKAEAMVDALKRGINEQVIPGAAIIWGSPNRFLLDRAVGYAEVVPTRVEAQNSTIYDIASLTKVVATWPLVAQALQSGALQLTQTVGDLIPESAQAPAAPITIQQLLTHTSGLMQATWLSQYPRNAATIRERLVNEKLEWIPGSRVSYSNRPFILLGFILEQVLGMPLERACKEYVWKPLDMPDTTFNPDGSVLARIASTEERDGTCLKGSVHDESAAWLGGVAGHAGAFSTTRDLSRFASAVLTRSAVVGGHEVSALTFTDHTKQLGVSRGLAWESYEDWNPSGNVWGHLGFTGTSLWLDFGRNEYLVLLSNRVHPKRGDPQAMRALRQEVFSKWQETPLQ